One genomic segment of Dehalogenimonas alkenigignens includes these proteins:
- a CDS encoding GNAT family N-acetyltransferase yields MAVDSSSIIALAETEALVILDIINAAAKRYGGIIQPDCYHEPYMSGDVLACEMTSMTFYGYLQDGKVVGVAGFQPVAGVTLIRHAYILPANQRQGIGSKLMEYLKSLTRTRSLLVGTWAAAYWAIDFYQKYGFKLLPDRTELLARYWRISPRQIETSVVLGMELDVK; encoded by the coding sequence ATGGCCGTCGATTCATCGTCGATAATAGCGCTGGCCGAAACAGAGGCACTGGTGATCTTGGATATCATCAACGCCGCGGCAAAACGCTACGGCGGCATCATCCAGCCTGATTGCTACCACGAACCTTACATGTCCGGTGACGTACTGGCGTGTGAAATGACGTCGATGACCTTCTACGGCTACCTCCAAGATGGCAAGGTGGTTGGTGTGGCCGGCTTCCAGCCAGTGGCTGGTGTCACCCTCATCCGCCATGCCTACATCCTTCCGGCAAACCAGCGCCAGGGCATCGGGTCGAAACTAATGGAATACCTGAAATCGTTGACGCGGACCCGGAGCCTGCTGGTGGGCACCTGGGCGGCGGCTTATTGGGCCATAGATTTCTACCAGAAGTACGGCTTCAAACTCCTTCCGGATAGGACCGAACTGCTGGCAAGGTACTGGCGTATCTCGCCGCGGCAGATCGAGACATCGGTGGTGCTGGGTATGGAGTTAGATGTGAAATGA
- a CDS encoding M24 family metallopeptidase, with product MRTDIIPELRGRFEAFGIDGLLVNKPENIRYISGFTGSNGYVILTPFHTILATDFRYVEQANSEVPDLFSVRKIEGPVSQWFPALIHDTGVNVLGIEAGFITVAEFDRFKCALENSSSSATLIPLNDTVEDFRASKRINEILRIESAARLTCEALSQVSEQYMRPGISEKKLAWELEKYIREAGGELAFPVIVAGGPASALPHATPSDRPLQPHEPLVIDLGAKLNGYCGDLTRTFWLGDLDQRFMKLYNIVLQAQQIAIGGIESGMSATSADRLARECITSAGYGECFGHSLGHGIGLEVHEKPTIGPNSTGILNDGMVFTLEPGIYVTGWGGIRIEDDVVLENGRVKVLTHFPK from the coding sequence TTGAGAACCGACATTATCCCGGAACTTCGAGGGCGTTTTGAAGCGTTTGGCATTGACGGACTCTTAGTCAACAAGCCTGAGAATATCAGGTATATCAGCGGGTTTACAGGGTCGAATGGATACGTCATTCTGACTCCGTTTCATACGATACTTGCGACTGATTTCCGTTACGTCGAACAGGCAAATAGTGAAGTACCTGATCTTTTTAGCGTAAGAAAAATTGAAGGACCGGTAAGTCAATGGTTCCCGGCTCTTATTCACGACACGGGAGTAAATGTGCTCGGAATCGAGGCCGGATTCATAACCGTCGCGGAGTTTGATCGGTTTAAGTGTGCTTTAGAAAACTCGTCTTCCTCAGCAACACTCATCCCTTTAAACGACACGGTGGAAGACTTCAGAGCCTCGAAAAGAATAAATGAAATTCTCCGAATTGAAAGCGCTGCTCGTCTTACCTGCGAAGCTTTAAGTCAGGTGTCAGAACAGTACATGCGCCCCGGAATTTCTGAAAAGAAACTAGCCTGGGAATTGGAGAAGTATATTCGGGAAGCTGGGGGTGAGCTGGCTTTCCCGGTGATCGTCGCGGGCGGACCTGCTTCTGCTCTCCCTCATGCGACGCCATCTGACCGCCCCCTCCAACCACACGAACCGCTGGTCATCGATCTTGGAGCTAAACTTAATGGATACTGCGGAGATCTTACGCGGACTTTTTGGCTTGGGGATCTGGATCAGCGCTTCATGAAACTTTACAATATCGTCCTTCAGGCGCAGCAAATCGCGATTGGCGGGATCGAATCCGGGATGTCTGCTACTTCAGCGGATAGGTTAGCCCGCGAGTGCATCACATCTGCTGGCTATGGTGAATGTTTCGGACACAGTTTGGGGCATGGGATTGGATTGGAAGTCCATGAGAAACCTACCATCGGTCCAAATTCAACGGGCATCCTAAATGATGGTATGGTCTTTACATTGGAACCGGGGATTTATGTAACCGGCTGGGGTGGTATTCGTATTGAAGATGACGTCGTTCTGGAAAATGGCAGAGTCAAGGTATTGACCCATTTTCCGAAATAG
- the tyrS gene encoding tyrosine--tRNA ligase → MRLMPDMNFILKRAVSEIISEDELQKLLASGQKLRLKEGFDPSSTDIHLGHMVGLRKLRQFQDLGHQVVLIVGDWTARIGDPTGASVTRPMLTAEQVKANAETYMQQFFKIVDKSKTEVRWQSEWFGNFTLADVIKLASRFTIAQMLAREDFKKRFESNRPITITEFLYPLLQAYDSVMVRSDVEFGGNDQKFNLLVGRELQAMIGQAPQQVFLTPILTGTDGTKKMSKSLGNYIGVAETPADIFGKVMSIGDDLIIQYFDLLTDVTEEELRHFERDMLSGRTNPMLLKKRIALEIVSQLYSASDAGGAELAFERVHQRRELPAEVPECQVSFRSMRAGDCTQIDLPCLLVVAGLAGSKSEAKRLIEQGGVSVEGEKVTGEKVTLRSGCVIKAGKRKFTRVVDTDILGAS, encoded by the coding sequence ATGCGTCTGATGCCTGACATGAATTTCATCCTGAAACGCGCTGTAAGTGAGATCATCTCCGAGGACGAACTGCAGAAGCTGCTGGCTTCCGGCCAGAAGCTGCGCCTAAAAGAAGGTTTCGATCCCAGTTCTACCGACATCCATCTAGGCCACATGGTCGGCCTGCGGAAATTGCGTCAATTTCAAGACCTAGGGCACCAAGTGGTGCTCATCGTCGGAGACTGGACCGCCCGGATCGGCGACCCCACCGGCGCCTCAGTAACCCGTCCGATGCTCACCGCCGAACAGGTCAAAGCCAATGCCGAGACTTACATGCAACAGTTCTTTAAAATCGTCGACAAATCCAAGACCGAAGTCCGCTGGCAGAGCGAATGGTTCGGGAACTTCACCCTGGCGGACGTGATTAAACTTGCCAGCCGCTTTACCATCGCCCAAATGCTGGCACGGGAGGATTTTAAGAAACGCTTTGAGTCCAACCGGCCGATCACCATTACAGAATTCCTTTACCCCCTGCTTCAAGCTTACGATTCGGTCATGGTAAGATCGGACGTAGAGTTCGGCGGCAACGACCAGAAATTCAATTTGCTTGTAGGTCGTGAACTGCAAGCCATGATCGGTCAGGCTCCGCAGCAGGTTTTCCTGACGCCCATCCTCACCGGCACCGACGGGACCAAGAAGATGTCCAAGAGCCTCGGGAATTACATCGGCGTGGCTGAAACCCCGGCAGACATTTTCGGCAAAGTCATGTCCATCGGCGATGACCTCATTATCCAGTACTTCGATTTGTTAACTGATGTCACCGAAGAGGAACTAAGACATTTTGAGCGCGACATGCTCTCCGGCCGGACCAACCCGATGCTGCTTAAGAAGCGGATAGCCCTTGAAATTGTCAGCCAGCTTTATTCAGCTTCAGACGCCGGAGGGGCGGAGCTTGCCTTCGAACGTGTCCACCAACGGCGGGAACTGCCGGCTGAGGTGCCGGAATGCCAAGTATCTTTCAGATCGATGAGAGCCGGGGACTGCACCCAAATCGATCTCCCCTGCCTTTTGGTAGTCGCCGGTCTGGCGGGCAGTAAAAGTGAGGCCAAACGGCTCATCGAACAAGGCGGCGTGTCTGTCGAAGGTGAGAAAGTGACCGGGGAAAAAGTGACCCTCAGGAGCGGTTGCGTTATTAAGGCCGGCAAGCGCAAGTTCACCCGCGTCGTCGATACCGACATCCTCGGCGCCTCTTAA
- a CDS encoding tyrosine recombinase XerC — MNTTLPPNWLAGYVNYLQSEQHLSPRTIRNYLGDLNGNLEEGEPKGFFQYLRLKNIEFPSQVTKYVVRDFMAWNFSQGIVKGSVARKLSAIRSLFRYMLRETLVTECPFPLSRRGRNRLSAFSMKLDRRLPEFLTTEEINRLLDTPDPMTPQGLRDRAIMELFYAAGLRVSELASIDLNQLDLYSRELKVIGKGDKERLVLIGQPAVAAIKRYIKFGRPSFLSKHRSNALFLNYRGGRLSVRSIQEKILDYAKQAEIRQEVHPHLLRHSFATHLLDGGADLRVVQELLGHSSLQTTQIYTHVSRHQAKKIYLSAHPFAHPERE, encoded by the coding sequence TTGAACACGACATTGCCGCCAAACTGGCTCGCGGGATACGTGAACTATCTCCAATCCGAACAGCATCTTTCACCACGAACTATTCGGAATTATCTCGGCGATCTTAACGGCAATTTAGAGGAAGGCGAGCCAAAAGGATTTTTCCAGTATCTCAGATTAAAAAATATCGAATTCCCGAGCCAGGTCACCAAATATGTAGTCAGAGATTTCATGGCATGGAATTTCTCACAGGGTATTGTGAAAGGTTCTGTCGCGCGCAAACTTTCCGCTATCCGCTCATTATTCCGCTACATGCTCCGTGAAACGCTTGTGACCGAATGTCCATTCCCTTTGTCTCGAAGAGGCAGGAACCGGCTTTCGGCCTTTTCAATGAAACTGGACCGGCGGTTACCTGAATTCTTAACCACTGAAGAAATAAATCGACTGCTGGATACCCCTGATCCAATGACCCCGCAAGGATTGCGCGATCGGGCGATTATGGAACTGTTTTATGCAGCTGGTCTCAGAGTGTCTGAGTTGGCTTCGATTGACCTCAATCAGCTTGACCTTTACAGCCGTGAATTAAAGGTGATCGGCAAAGGCGATAAAGAGCGCCTTGTATTGATCGGTCAACCTGCCGTGGCAGCAATCAAGCGGTATATTAAGTTTGGGAGACCTTCATTTCTGTCAAAACACCGGTCAAACGCCCTGTTTTTAAACTATCGAGGCGGAAGACTGTCGGTTCGTTCTATTCAGGAGAAGATTTTGGATTATGCTAAACAAGCCGAAATCCGCCAGGAGGTTCACCCACATTTACTGCGTCACAGTTTCGCAACCCATCTGCTCGACGGCGGAGCTGATCTTAGGGTTGTCCAAGAATTATTAGGCCACTCATCACTTCAAACGACACAAATATACACTCACGTAAGTCGCCACCAGGCAAAAAAAATATACCTTTCTGCTCATCCATTCGCGCATCCGGAGAGAGAATAA
- a CDS encoding bifunctional riboflavin kinase/FAD synthetase, whose translation MTQIESELSKVHPPRPMVLTIGVFDGVHLGHQALIAETISQAKRIGALSGVVTFAGHPRQVLGMHKELPHLTSLDRRITLLKSTGVDLVITLVFTEELASLPALEFIRLLKKYLSLTGLVVGPDFALGKGREGDIASLRAMGELYGFNLIVVPPQLKAGHKVSSTLVRKAMAESNMKKVHDLLGRCFSLEGNVIRGEGRGAKLGFPTANLEIAADQALPADGVYATIASINGQRIPSITNIGTRPTFGAGNRTVETHLLDFSGQLYGHRLEIAIIEQIRPEEKFASPDKLLKQIKEDVAKARQVLKKTECV comes from the coding sequence GTGACGCAGATCGAGTCTGAACTCTCAAAAGTCCACCCACCCCGGCCGATGGTGTTGACCATCGGCGTTTTCGATGGCGTACACCTGGGACATCAAGCACTCATCGCCGAGACTATTAGTCAGGCAAAGAGAATCGGGGCTCTATCAGGAGTCGTTACCTTCGCTGGCCACCCCCGTCAGGTACTTGGCATGCACAAAGAATTACCACACCTGACCTCTCTCGACCGGCGCATCACGCTGTTGAAATCCACTGGTGTCGACTTGGTCATCACGCTGGTCTTCACCGAAGAACTGGCGTCTTTGCCGGCTTTGGAATTCATCCGGCTTCTAAAGAAATACCTGTCGTTGACCGGCTTGGTGGTTGGGCCGGATTTCGCTCTGGGTAAGGGGCGGGAAGGGGATATAGCTTCCCTTAGAGCGATGGGCGAATTGTATGGCTTTAACCTTATCGTGGTACCACCGCAGCTCAAGGCCGGCCATAAAGTGTCCTCAACGCTGGTGCGTAAAGCCATGGCCGAAAGCAACATGAAAAAGGTCCACGACCTTCTGGGACGCTGTTTCAGCCTGGAAGGCAATGTGATAAGAGGGGAAGGCCGGGGCGCGAAACTGGGCTTTCCAACTGCTAATCTGGAGATCGCCGCGGACCAGGCGCTGCCTGCAGACGGCGTTTACGCCACCATCGCGTCCATCAACGGGCAAAGAATACCCTCCATCACCAACATCGGTACCCGGCCCACCTTCGGCGCCGGGAACCGGACGGTTGAAACCCACCTGTTGGACTTTAGCGGTCAGCTTTACGGCCACAGGCTGGAAATTGCTATAATAGAGCAGATCCGTCCGGAAGAAAAATTCGCCTCGCCTGATAAACTGCTCAAGCAGATCAAAGAAGACGTTGCCAAAGCCCGGCAGGTCTTAAAGAAAACGGAATGCGTCTGA
- the purN gene encoding phosphoribosylglycinamide formyltransferase, which yields MKYSIGWFTTAKGPGSRNLLSAVQQKIISGDIDARIEFIFISRDPGESPETDIFINLAREYKIPVVHFSYKKYRQSRGISDKTNVEALPEWRLDYDREIINILSQFHKPDICVMAGYMLVIGPELCSNLDMINLHPAAPDGPTGTWQEVIWKLIDSRAESSGVMMHLVTPELDRGPVVSYCRYPVRGPSFDELWNKIDDQTSETIVKGEGEDNQLFKEIRRQGFIRELPLICLTIKAFSQGRIRVARKVIVNCVGQPIKGYNLSAEIDYEIQKQLTL from the coding sequence ATGAAATATTCCATCGGATGGTTTACAACAGCAAAGGGGCCAGGATCACGCAACCTGCTCTCCGCAGTTCAACAAAAGATCATATCGGGGGATATCGACGCAAGGATTGAATTTATCTTTATCTCAAGGGATCCCGGCGAATCTCCGGAAACAGACATTTTTATTAATTTAGCACGTGAATACAAGATTCCGGTAGTTCATTTTTCATATAAAAAATATCGGCAATCAAGAGGTATCTCCGATAAAACCAATGTAGAAGCTCTTCCCGAATGGCGGTTAGATTACGACAGGGAGATAATTAATATCCTTTCCCAATTCCACAAACCTGACATATGTGTCATGGCAGGTTATATGCTTGTAATTGGCCCTGAGTTGTGTTCAAACTTAGATATGATTAATCTGCATCCGGCAGCTCCTGACGGGCCTACCGGTACCTGGCAGGAAGTGATCTGGAAACTGATCGACTCGAGGGCTGAAAGCTCCGGTGTAATGATGCATTTAGTAACGCCTGAACTCGATAGAGGACCCGTAGTCAGTTATTGCCGGTATCCGGTTCGCGGCCCTTCGTTCGACGAGTTATGGAACAAAATAGACGACCAGACGTCGGAAACGATAGTAAAAGGTGAAGGCGAAGATAATCAACTCTTTAAGGAAATTCGCAGGCAGGGATTTATCCGGGAACTGCCGTTAATCTGTTTGACGATTAAAGCTTTCAGCCAGGGAAGGATTAGAGTCGCCCGCAAGGTGATTGTAAACTGTGTGGGGCAGCCTATCAAGGGATACAATCTTTCCGCGGAAATCGACTACGAGATTCAGAAACAACTCACCCTATAG
- a CDS encoding PHP-associated domain-containing protein produces MIKVDLHIHTRYSMDASTTIEELTARCNEVGLGAIAITDHGTTEGALEFKKLSPIPIIVGEEILTDRGEIIGLFLTETIPSGQSVEATIKSIRDQGGLVCIPHPFDSLRGSALDPRITDQLVESGQIDILEVLNARIVLPSFVNKARDFAARYGLAQSAGSDAHSPDELGKAYVLMQPFNNRDEFLSSLKNATIHGRCNSPLVHLNSTAQRIKRKFTG; encoded by the coding sequence ATGATAAAAGTAGATTTACATATCCACACCCGCTATTCCATGGACGCCTCGACCACTATCGAGGAATTGACTGCCCGTTGTAATGAAGTGGGATTGGGGGCCATTGCCATCACTGACCACGGGACCACGGAAGGAGCTTTGGAATTTAAAAAACTCTCTCCAATACCAATAATTGTTGGCGAAGAGATATTGACTGACCGCGGTGAAATTATTGGGCTATTTTTAACTGAGACAATCCCATCTGGTCAATCCGTTGAAGCAACGATCAAGTCAATACGAGACCAAGGCGGGCTAGTTTGTATCCCCCACCCTTTTGATTCCTTGCGAGGTTCAGCGCTGGATCCCAGAATAACTGACCAGCTGGTAGAATCCGGACAAATTGATATTCTTGAAGTGCTGAATGCCCGAATTGTATTGCCATCATTTGTTAACAAAGCACGTGATTTTGCCGCCAGATACGGTCTGGCGCAGAGTGCCGGCTCTGATGCCCATTCGCCCGATGAACTCGGCAAAGCTTATGTTTTGATGCAGCCATTCAACAATCGAGATGAGTTTTTGTCATCCCTGAAAAATGCGACTATCCACGGTCGGTGCAACAGCCCGCTTGTTCATCTTAATTCCACCGCCCAACGTATCAAACGAAAGTTCACAGGCTAA
- a CDS encoding pyridoxal-phosphate-dependent aminotransferase family protein has protein sequence MVQNLRIPGPTPCPPEVLAAMGRQMINHRGGEFAEIIKDVTAKMKQVFQTKNDLMLLTGSGTAGLEAAVVNMLSPGDTVLGVAIGVFGERFAKIAQTFGATVIPLNFQHGKAADPALIKKALDENPQIKAVLVTHNETSTGVTNDLAIISKVVKSAGKLLLVDCISSLGSVNVPVDEWGIDVAISGSQKGWMVPPGMAMVAVSEAGWQAYAQAKMPRFYWDLAKAKAGLEKGQTPWTPNVSVVFAFQVALDMMLKEGIDTIFARHQRIGRFTREGIKALGLTLLADEKHASNTVTSVVADRGLDAKKLNKIMKDEFNIVLAGGQGPLEGKIFRVGHLGMVNEKDIQVVFDALKVALPKAGFVG, from the coding sequence ATGGTTCAGAATTTACGCATTCCCGGTCCTACCCCCTGCCCTCCCGAAGTTCTGGCTGCCATGGGCCGCCAGATGATCAACCACCGCGGCGGCGAGTTCGCTGAGATCATCAAGGACGTCACTGCCAAAATGAAGCAGGTTTTTCAGACAAAGAACGACCTGATGCTCCTTACCGGTTCCGGCACCGCCGGTCTGGAAGCGGCGGTTGTCAACATGCTGTCACCCGGCGACACGGTGCTGGGGGTGGCTATTGGCGTCTTCGGCGAGCGTTTTGCCAAGATTGCCCAGACCTTTGGCGCAACGGTCATCCCTCTGAATTTCCAACATGGCAAGGCTGCCGATCCGGCATTGATTAAGAAAGCGTTGGATGAGAACCCGCAGATCAAGGCCGTCCTGGTCACTCACAACGAGACCTCAACCGGCGTTACCAATGACCTGGCAATCATTTCCAAGGTGGTCAAGAGCGCCGGCAAACTCCTTTTGGTGGACTGCATTTCCTCGCTCGGCTCGGTCAATGTCCCGGTCGACGAGTGGGGCATCGACGTGGCCATCTCCGGCTCGCAGAAAGGCTGGATGGTGCCGCCCGGCATGGCCATGGTTGCCGTCTCCGAGGCCGGTTGGCAGGCATACGCCCAAGCCAAGATGCCACGCTTCTACTGGGACCTAGCCAAGGCCAAGGCTGGTTTGGAAAAAGGCCAGACGCCATGGACGCCCAATGTGTCCGTCGTGTTCGCCTTCCAGGTGGCTTTGGATATGATGCTCAAGGAAGGAATCGACACCATCTTCGCCCGCCACCAGCGCATCGGCAGGTTCACCAGAGAAGGGATTAAAGCACTAGGCCTGACCCTTCTGGCCGACGAAAAGCACGCTTCCAATACCGTCACTTCAGTGGTTGCCGACCGAGGCCTTGATGCAAAGAAACTCAACAAGATCATGAAAGACGAGTTCAATATTGTCCTGGCTGGCGGCCAGGGGCCGCTGGAAGGCAAGATTTTCCGAGTAGGCCATCTTGGTATGGTTAACGAGAAAGATATCCAGGTGGTTTTCGACGCCCTGAAGGTCGCCCTGCCCAAGGCCGGGTTCGTTGGATAA
- the serA gene encoding phosphoglycerate dehydrogenase gives MKKVLVADALSPAGIERLKAVAEVDVKTGLKPDELIAAIGDYDALLVRSQTQVTADVIKAGKNLQIIGRAGVGVDNIDMKAATEAGIIVVNAPTGNTISAAEHTMALMLALARHIPRANACLKGGAWERNKFLGTELRGKTLGVIGLGNIGSEVAKRARAFEMKVIGFDPFVSAERAKNMQIELATLERIYKEADFITLHVPLTAQTKNMVGAKELAMMKPTARIINAARGGLIDEEALVAAVNARKLAGAAIDVFIKEPCTDNVCFAVENIVVTPHLGASTAEAQDLATSDVVDQVIDIFSGAPARYAVNAPFIAIESLPVINPFIKVANTVGRLLSQLAEGQMTAINIRYSGEIAGYDTRALKALVLGGILEQISEERVNMVNADIVAARRGMNITEQKEAACDNYASMITVEAVTSGGNTTVAGTIMRGETHIVRIDQYWIDIVPTGGYFLFADHRDRPGLIGAVGSITGQSDVNVSYMHLSRLKPRGQALMILALDEALPESGLKQVRALEGVQTAKLVKL, from the coding sequence ATGAAGAAAGTCCTGGTCGCCGACGCGCTGTCGCCCGCCGGCATCGAGCGCCTCAAGGCGGTAGCCGAAGTCGACGTCAAGACCGGTCTCAAGCCAGATGAACTCATCGCCGCAATCGGTGACTATGATGCCCTGCTGGTACGTTCACAGACCCAGGTGACCGCCGATGTGATCAAGGCAGGCAAGAACCTGCAGATCATCGGACGGGCTGGCGTCGGCGTCGACAACATCGACATGAAAGCGGCCACCGAAGCCGGCATCATTGTCGTCAACGCCCCCACAGGTAACACCATCTCAGCCGCCGAACACACTATGGCTTTGATGCTGGCCTTAGCCCGTCATATTCCCAGGGCCAACGCCTGCCTTAAAGGCGGCGCTTGGGAGCGCAACAAATTCCTGGGCACCGAACTCAGGGGCAAGACGCTGGGCGTCATCGGTCTGGGCAACATCGGCTCCGAAGTGGCCAAGCGAGCCCGCGCCTTTGAGATGAAGGTCATCGGTTTCGATCCCTTCGTCTCGGCAGAGCGCGCCAAGAATATGCAAATCGAGTTGGCGACACTGGAGCGCATCTACAAGGAAGCCGATTTCATCACGCTCCATGTTCCGCTCACCGCCCAGACAAAGAACATGGTCGGCGCTAAAGAACTGGCGATGATGAAACCCACCGCCCGCATCATCAACGCCGCCCGCGGTGGACTCATTGACGAGGAGGCACTGGTAGCAGCCGTCAACGCTAGGAAATTGGCCGGTGCAGCCATTGACGTCTTCATCAAGGAACCGTGCACCGATAACGTCTGCTTCGCAGTTGAGAATATTGTGGTCACACCGCACCTGGGGGCTTCTACCGCCGAAGCCCAAGACCTGGCGACTTCCGACGTCGTCGACCAGGTCATTGATATCTTCAGCGGCGCACCTGCCCGCTACGCGGTAAACGCTCCTTTCATCGCCATTGAAAGTCTGCCGGTGATCAACCCCTTTATCAAGGTCGCCAATACTGTCGGCCGCTTGCTTTCGCAACTCGCCGAAGGCCAGATGACAGCTATCAACATCAGATACTCCGGCGAGATCGCCGGCTACGACACCCGGGCGCTTAAGGCTCTGGTGCTGGGCGGCATCCTGGAGCAGATCTCCGAAGAGCGGGTAAACATGGTCAATGCCGATATCGTGGCTGCCAGGCGCGGTATGAACATCACCGAACAGAAAGAGGCTGCTTGCGACAACTATGCCAGTATGATCACCGTTGAAGCGGTGACCAGCGGAGGCAATACCACCGTAGCCGGTACCATAATGCGTGGCGAGACACATATCGTGCGCATCGACCAGTACTGGATCGACATTGTACCTACCGGCGGCTATTTCCTGTTTGCCGACCACCGCGACCGCCCGGGCCTCATCGGCGCAGTGGGCAGCATTACCGGGCAATCAGACGTTAACGTCAGCTATATGCACCTGTCCCGGCTCAAGCCGCGGGGCCAGGCGCTGATGATCCTGGCCCTGGACGAGGCATTACCGGAGTCTGGGTTGAAACAGGTCCGGGCGTTGGAAGGCGTGCAAACGGCCAAACTGGTAAAGTTATAG
- a CDS encoding sodium:calcium antiporter, which produces MIWIQLAICFAILIYAGARLTKYADTLAQKTKLGGLWIGLVLVATITSIPETIASASAASIFNDDDLALSTLYGGNTFNLLMIGVMDLLNQKLPLLKAVNRRQVFILFSGIILLTVSGIAIVMGSRAAILLGTVSLTSIFLLLLYFVLLHYQQKTATKEETQDGYLPSVWRSFILKLILASSAVVIAGVWLSYIGEQISIITGFSSSFVGALVLGITTSAPEVIVSLTALRIGAIDLAVANMAGSIMYRASIIIIPDIFGRGSILTSVSGDNLVLIAAAIIMAIVAIIGINYPGRKQLRGLFSWYTPVIIGIYLLSAFVVFSSME; this is translated from the coding sequence ATGATCTGGATCCAGTTGGCAATTTGTTTCGCGATATTAATCTACGCTGGTGCCCGTTTAACGAAATACGCCGATACGCTCGCCCAAAAAACTAAACTCGGAGGATTGTGGATTGGGTTAGTGCTGGTAGCCACAATCACTTCGATTCCAGAGACCATTGCTTCAGCCAGTGCCGCCAGTATATTTAATGATGATGATTTGGCTTTGAGTACCCTCTACGGTGGAAATACATTTAACCTTTTGATGATAGGAGTCATGGACCTCTTAAATCAGAAGTTACCGCTATTAAAGGCTGTGAACCGGCGCCAGGTATTCATATTGTTCAGCGGCATCATTCTGCTCACGGTTTCGGGAATCGCTATTGTCATGGGCTCAAGAGCAGCAATACTTCTTGGCACAGTTAGTCTGACAAGTATATTTTTATTATTGTTATATTTTGTACTGTTGCATTATCAGCAAAAAACGGCAACAAAAGAAGAAACTCAAGACGGGTATTTACCATCAGTTTGGCGGAGTTTCATCCTTAAATTAATACTCGCATCATCAGCCGTTGTGATTGCCGGCGTTTGGCTATCATATATTGGAGAACAAATATCCATAATCACCGGATTCTCTTCGAGTTTTGTGGGCGCGTTAGTTCTCGGTATCACTACCTCGGCCCCGGAAGTTATCGTTAGCCTTACCGCTCTCAGGATTGGGGCTATTGATCTTGCGGTCGCCAACATGGCCGGAAGCATTATGTATCGAGCGTCTATTATCATTATTCCGGACATATTCGGACGCGGGTCAATATTAACTTCTGTCTCGGGAGACAATCTGGTGCTGATAGCAGCTGCGATAATTATGGCGATTGTAGCGATAATCGGTATCAATTACCCGGGCCGAAAACAACTTCGTGGCTTATTCAGCTGGTATACGCCGGTGATTATCGGAATATATCTGCTTAGCGCGTTTGTCGTGTTTTCATCAATGGAATAG